One genomic window of Fusarium verticillioides 7600 chromosome 2, whole genome shotgun sequence includes the following:
- a CDS encoding oxidoreductase yields MVQHTPQTTVHQLAQEYAPIIKGKTILTTGASPGGLGALFVEAIAVAEPGLAILAGRSVNKLQQTADNLAAKYPNLKTKLLAIDLGSLRSVRAAAEEVSGWSDVPEIDVLVNNAGIMATDFGLTEDGFEGQFASNHLGHFIFTNLIMDKILSSDAPRVVSVSSNGHRLGPIRWGDINFSNGERYNKWSAYGQSKTANMLFAISLAEKLGSRGLQAFSLHPGAILDTSLAKHLDTLDSLVEADRAMGDPWGWVDWSTVPVSSEVGAATHAFAAFDPDLKAHNGAYLLECRLADPMTDTVRPWATSSIEAELLWRKSEEMVGQRFSY; encoded by the exons ATGGTACAGCACACTCCCCAGACAACGGTTCACCAGCTCGCACAAGAGTATGCACCTATTATCAAGGGCAAAACTATCCTTACAACAGGTGCAAGCCCAGGTGGTCTCGGTGCACTCTTTGTAGAAGCTATTGCAGTGGCAGAACCAGGACTGGCGATTCTAGCTGGTCGGAGTGTTAACAAGCTTCAACAAACCGCAGACAACCTTGCTGCCAAGTATCCCAATCTCAAGACAAAACTTCTGGCCATTGATCTTGGTTCTCTTCGCTCTGTTCGTGCAGCTGCAGAAGAGGTCAGTGGATGGTCAGATGTTCCCGAGATTGATGTCTTGGTCAATAATGCCGGGATCATGGCGACGGACTTTGGGCTCACAGAGGATGGTTTCGAAGGTCAATTTGCTTCGAACCATCTAGGTCACTTTATTTTTACAAATTTAATCATGGATAAAATCCTTTCTTCGGACGCGCCTCGAGTGGTCAGTGTTTCCAGCAATGGTCACCGCCTGGGGCCTATTCGATGGGGTGATATCAATTTCAGT AATGGTGAAAGATACAACAAGTGGAGTGCATACGGACAGTCAAAGACAGCAAACATGCTGTTTGCCATCTCTCTAGCTGAGAAGCTAGGCAGTCGTGGACTCCAAGCGTTCTCGCTTCATCCCGGTGCTATCCTTGATACCTCACTGGCCAAGCATCTGGATACGTTGGATAGTCTAG TCGAAGCTGATCGTGCAATGGGAGACCCCTGGGGTTGGGTAGATTGGTCTACTGTCCCAGTTTCCTCCGAGGTCGGCGCTGCAACACACGCATTTGCTGCGTTCGATCCTGATCTCAAGG CACATAATGGTGCATATCTGCTTGAGTGCCGTTTAGCGGACCCTATGACTGATACAGTCAGACCATGGGCGACAAGCTCAATAGAAGCAGAGTTACTTTGGAGGAAGAgtgaggagatggtgggTCAGAGGTTCTCTTATTAA